The nucleotide window GGCTTGGTCGATCAGCGCGCCCAGGCCGCGCCTGGCCGACGTCGAGGGCGAGGAGGATCAGCGGGCGGATGCCGCCGAGACCCGACAGACGTGGCTGCTCGCGGGCCGCACGCTCGACCCCTCGCGTCGTTCGATCCTCATCGAGGTGCTCATCCGTCTCCTCTTCCACCCCGCGATCGTCGTGTCGATCTACCTGCTGTTCGTCGGCCACAACCAGCCGGGCGGCGGTTTCGCGGGCGGTCTGGTCGCGGGTCTCGCGCTCGTGGCCCGGTATCTCGCGGGCGGCCGGTACGAGCTCGGCGAGGCGGCGCCGGTGGATGCCGGGGTGCTCCTCGGCACGGGGCTCTTCCTCGCTGCGGGCACTGCGACGTCCTCCCTGTTCTTCGGGCTCACCGTCTTCGAGTCGAGCTGGTTCGAGGCCGAGATCCCCGTGCTCGGCACGATCTCGATCGGCACGTCGACCCTCTTCGACATCGGCGTCTACCTCGTCGTCGTCGGCCTCGTGCTCGACATCCTGCGTTCGCTCGGCGCCGAGGTCGACCGCCAGCAGGAAGAGTCTGAGGAGGTGCCCGCATGACGGCATCCCTCACCCTGCTCGTGCTGATGGCCGTGCTGTTCGGCTCCGGCATCTACGTGATGCTGGAGCGGAGCCTGACCCGTGTGCTCATCGGCTTCCTCCTCGTCGGCAACGCGGTGAACATCCTCATCTACCTGATGAGCGGTGCGCCCGGCCTGGCCCCCCTCATGCACGAGGGCGTCGACGAGTCCGAGATCTCCGATCCGGTGCCGCAGGCCTTCATCCTCACGGCGATCGTCATCAACCTCGGCATCACCGCGTTCATGCTCGCGCTCATCTACCGCTCCTGGTGGCTGGCGCA belongs to Agromyces archimandritae and includes:
- a CDS encoding Na(+)/H(+) antiporter subunit C — encoded protein: MTASLTLLVLMAVLFGSGIYVMLERSLTRVLIGFLLVGNAVNILIYLMSGAPGLAPLMHEGVDESEISDPVPQAFILTAIVINLGITAFMLALIYRSWWLAQLGDKGDLIDDEDEDLEDAEEAEELVRSSHEDDEAIQSLIDASDEEFDDEFDDDFDSAEAEIDREPEDESVLEERADPHPDDEGSTR